The proteins below come from a single Spiroplasma endosymbiont of Atherix ibis genomic window:
- a CDS encoding ribonuclease HII, translated as MIENNRYLFDQNIRQQYKVTLISGSDEVGRGAMAGPIVVASAILKPDYNNSKIKDSKLLNEKQREELYEEIKENCIAYSICEYDSKFVDQYNPKKTSQIGMVESIKSLKVKPDICLIDGESIKLVRYKCLQIIKGDNLSISIGAASIIAKVYRDRIMNNFHLEYPQYNFIKNKGYCTKEHKEKVKEFGALSIHRFSYKPIKFLKEK; from the coding sequence ATGATAGAAAATAATAGATATTTATTTGATCAAAATATACGACAACAATATAAAGTTACTTTAATATCAGGAAGTGATGAAGTAGGTAGAGGTGCTATGGCAGGCCCAATTGTTGTTGCTTCAGCTATTTTAAAACCAGATTATAATAATTCAAAAATAAAGGATTCTAAATTATTAAATGAAAAACAAAGAGAAGAATTGTATGAAGAAATAAAAGAAAATTGTATTGCATATAGCATTTGTGAATATGATTCAAAATTTGTTGATCAATATAATCCAAAAAAAACAAGTCAAATAGGAATGGTAGAATCTATTAAAAGTTTAAAAGTTAAACCAGATATTTGCTTAATTGATGGAGAAAGTATAAAATTAGTTCGATATAAATGTTTACAAATTATAAAAGGAGATAACTTGAGTATAAGCATAGGAGCTGCAAGTATTATTGCAAAAGTGTACAGAGATAGAATAATGAATAATTTTCATTTAGAATATCCACAGTATAACTTTATAAAAAATAAGGGTTATTGTACAAAAGAACATAAAGAAAAAGTAAAAGAATTTGGTGCTTTAAGTATTCACAGGTTTTCTTATAAACCAATTAAATTTCTAAAGGAGAAATAA
- a CDS encoding phospho-sugar mutase, whose amino-acid sequence MSFNKSNEIYQEWINSKHLNESLKEELLNATDEELNAAFNVQLEFGTAGIRGILGAGPGRFNLYTIKKVTMSYAKLLISKYGEELSRGVVIGHDNRKFSKEFSQLAAEILTSFGIKAYLFKNNTMKPTPVVSYATKDLNAIGGIVITASHNPAIYNGYKIYDEFGCQLIDEDTKIIAEYMEEFQDILSWNYKSDEALIEVVPQKVLNNYKEMIANLQFYKNKSREGFKMIYSAVNGTGTEFTPPLLKKFGYDVIEVKEHAFEDYTFKNVGNPNPEFEPAWKIPFEYGVKNKDASIIIIQDPDADRIGCAVNHNGEWIRIDGNQTGPLFIEWKLSQMKKFDLTPINPAMYSSFVTSDLGDRIANETYGVKVIKTLTGFKWMGSEILKEPERDLNFVFAYEESYGYVLDSSTRDKDGIQATVMLVEAAWYYKQQGKTLIDVLNDLYAKYGYYYTYTENLNFKPEEIKSKVEPIMKKLREEEFTTLGGLELSYVEDYIDGLFNMPGQNLIKFYFNDGSWFAVRPSGTEPKIKIYFICVDKEGQAAKNKCDLIFKDLKEFLEI is encoded by the coding sequence ATGAGTTTTAATAAAAGTAATGAAATATATCAAGAATGAATTAATTCAAAACACTTAAATGAAAGTTTAAAAGAAGAGCTTTTAAATGCAACTGATGAAGAATTAAATGCAGCATTTAATGTTCAATTAGAATTTGGTACTGCTGGAATAAGAGGAATACTTGGAGCAGGTCCAGGAAGATTTAATTTATACACAATTAAAAAAGTAACAATGAGTTATGCAAAACTTCTAATATCAAAATATGGAGAAGAATTATCTAGAGGAGTTGTTATTGGCCATGATAATAGAAAGTTTTCAAAAGAATTTTCACAACTAGCAGCTGAAATTTTAACAAGTTTTGGCATTAAAGCTTATTTGTTTAAAAATAATACAATGAAACCAACTCCAGTTGTTTCTTATGCAACAAAGGATTTAAATGCAATTGGAGGAATTGTAATAACTGCAAGTCATAATCCAGCAATTTATAATGGTTATAAGATTTATGATGAATTTGGATGTCAATTAATTGATGAAGATACAAAAATTATTGCTGAATATATGGAAGAATTTCAAGATATATTAAGTTGAAATTATAAAAGTGATGAAGCACTTATTGAAGTAGTTCCTCAAAAAGTTTTAAATAATTATAAGGAAATGATTGCAAATTTACAATTTTATAAAAATAAGTCAAGAGAAGGATTTAAAATGATTTATTCTGCTGTTAATGGAACAGGAACAGAGTTCACACCTCCTTTATTAAAAAAATTTGGCTATGATGTAATTGAAGTAAAAGAACATGCATTTGAAGATTATACATTTAAAAATGTTGGAAATCCAAATCCTGAATTTGAACCTGCATGAAAAATACCATTTGAATATGGAGTTAAAAATAAAGATGCGTCAATTATAATAATTCAAGATCCAGATGCAGATAGAATTGGTTGTGCTGTTAATCACAATGGAGAGTGAATTAGAATTGATGGAAATCAAACAGGTCCTTTATTTATAGAGTGAAAATTAAGTCAAATGAAAAAATTTGATTTAACTCCAATAAATCCTGCTATGTATTCAAGTTTTGTTACAAGTGATTTAGGTGATAGAATTGCAAATGAAACTTATGGAGTAAAGGTAATTAAAACTTTAACAGGATTTAAATGAATGGGATCAGAAATTTTAAAAGAACCAGAAAGAGATTTAAATTTTGTATTTGCATATGAAGAAAGTTATGGTTATGTTTTAGACTCATCAACAAGAGATAAAGATGGTATTCAAGCAACAGTAATGTTAGTTGAAGCTGCATGATATTATAAACAACAAGGTAAAACATTAATTGATGTTTTAAATGATTTATATGCAAAATATGGTTATTATTACACATATACAGAAAATTTAAATTTTAAACCTGAAGAAATAAAATCAAAAGTAGAGCCAATTATGAAAAAACTTAGAGAAGAAGAATTCACAACTTTAGGTGGATTAGAATTAAGTTATGTAGAAGATTATATTGATGGTTTATTCAATATGCCCGGTCAAAATTTAATAAAATTTTACTTTAATGATGGAAGCTGATTTGCAGTAAGACCTTCAGGAACTGAGCCAAAAATTAAAATTTACTTTATTTGTGTTGACAAAGAAGGACAAGCAGCTAAAAATAAATGTGATTTAATATTTAAAGATTTAAAAGAGTTTTTAGAAATTTAA
- a CDS encoding CoA-disulfide reductase encodes MRTIIIGGSATGMGVAARLKRNDQTCEITVIQDKDYVSLGACGLPYFVANNFEDKNNLIARTKEQFEKQGIKVISNSKVESIDFKDKKVFFNNEFENYDNLVIAVGAKPIVPNIKGVEGENVFTLTTLEDGVLLKEKMNNDKSIKKVAIIGAGFIGLEMTETFYELKKEIFLLEMETKVMKRTFDEEISNLIQEKLEEKNINNLFGEQLVEIKLKNNKVNSILLKSGKEIKVDAVLLSVGFQPNTEFLKNSELKMNERGAIIINTKGETNIANVYSSGDCAISKNFVNNQEIYSPLATVASKFAKVIADNISGKENQYFGSIQSAMLRIFDLEIARTGLTEQMAIANKINVKSVFIKDKDHTNYTPNQKDLYLKLIINGDTKEIIGAQMAGSNNSILRIYALAVLIWQKAKVNSALEQIDLPYAPPFSRSVDIIHIALSKLNK; translated from the coding sequence ATGAGAACAATAATTATTGGAGGCAGTGCAACTGGAATGGGTGTAGCTGCTAGGTTAAAAAGAAACGATCAAACTTGTGAAATAACAGTTATACAAGACAAAGATTATGTATCTCTTGGAGCGTGTGGTCTTCCATATTTTGTAGCAAATAATTTTGAAGATAAAAATAATTTAATTGCGAGAACAAAAGAACAATTTGAAAAACAAGGTATTAAAGTAATTTCAAATTCAAAAGTGGAAAGTATAGACTTTAAAGATAAAAAAGTTTTTTTCAATAATGAATTTGAAAACTATGACAATTTAGTCATAGCAGTTGGAGCAAAACCTATAGTGCCAAATATTAAAGGTGTCGAAGGAGAAAATGTCTTTACTCTTACAACATTAGAAGATGGAGTATTGTTAAAAGAAAAAATGAATAATGATAAAAGCATTAAAAAAGTTGCTATTATCGGAGCTGGTTTTATTGGTTTAGAAATGACAGAAACTTTTTATGAATTAAAAAAAGAGATATTTTTATTGGAAATGGAAACAAAAGTTATGAAAAGAACTTTTGATGAAGAAATATCTAATTTAATTCAAGAAAAATTGGAAGAAAAAAATATTAATAATTTATTTGGAGAACAATTAGTAGAGATTAAACTAAAAAATAATAAAGTTAATTCTATTTTACTAAAAAGTGGTAAAGAAATAAAAGTTGATGCAGTTCTACTTTCTGTAGGATTTCAACCTAACACAGAATTTTTAAAAAATAGTGAGTTAAAAATGAATGAAAGAGGAGCAATAATTATAAATACAAAAGGTGAAACAAATATTGCTAATGTTTATTCTTCAGGAGATTGTGCTATTTCTAAAAATTTTGTTAATAATCAAGAAATTTATTCACCATTAGCAACTGTTGCAAGTAAATTTGCAAAAGTTATTGCAGATAATATTTCTGGAAAAGAAAATCAATATTTTGGTTCAATTCAAAGTGCAATGTTGAGAATATTTGATCTTGAAATTGCAAGAACAGGTTTAACTGAACAAATGGCAATAGCAAATAAAATAAATGTTAAATCAGTATTCATTAAAGATAAAGATCATACAAATTACACACCAAATCAAAAAGATTTATATCTGAAATTAATTATAAATGGCGATACAAAAGAAATTATAGGAGCTCAAATGGCAGGAAGTAATAATTCTATTTTAAGAATTTATGCTTTAGCAGTTTTAATTTGGCAAAAAGCTAAAGTAAATAGTGCTTTAGAGCAAATTGATTTGCCATATGCACCACCATTTTCAAGAAGTGTGGATATTATTCACATTGCTTTATCAAAATTAAACAAATAA
- a CDS encoding dicarboxylate/amino acid:cation symporter, with protein MLFLVEDQGHNLLRDFLAISTWQSLVSITLFISLQVGLWFFLKKYKFAFMYRVILGMGIGLLFGIILQSIIGFPDSNSFEEISKPSSELYWIYEINIWASFFKNIFINGVYLLTVPIVFIAIFKITSKPGETGLGRITAKGIILLLFNVAVMFTITFFIGMLLKVGQGFNLPSDNSVSGRDNVPLPQIIWQYIPDNIIGALAKNSIIPVMVVGALAGGSVKILSKRKQVEMEAIRKAINTGWDVMMSVLMTFMKIMPLAVMSMISVSITSRPIGSLVTIGKVIGVGYLGVVIALGLLSLEVFLSGVKLGVWWKKAWRPLVQGFSTQSSNASLPITMETLTEDMKINWKAANTIQPISTTMGLIACAGVQSGLATSILWTSDTNGLVQGMGLFTFFIIALFVTIIASLGIAGVPGTATVVTVGVLGGMGFGGFAGSVLAIIAPLDGLFDMGRTGANVIGGVATATIVAKSEGLIEKDSELLNEKGLILQTQILAKHKAKDDYIQSINSIRSSASKEVKNKELSSENKNKIYTKLKEDIKEQQEKYKLKIKSLKEEKNKSKEVKK; from the coding sequence ATGTTATTCTTGGTTGAAGATCAAGGACACAACTTACTAAGAGATTTTTTGGCAATTAGTACATGACAATCACTTGTATCAATAACGTTGTTTATTTCATTACAAGTAGGTTTGTGATTCTTTTTAAAAAAATATAAATTTGCTTTTATGTACAGAGTTATTTTAGGTATGGGAATTGGTTTATTATTTGGTATAATTTTACAATCTATTATAGGTTTTCCAGATTCAAATTCATTTGAAGAAATTTCAAAACCTTCAAGTGAACTATATTGAATATATGAAATAAATATTTGAGCATCATTCTTTAAAAATATATTTATTAATGGAGTTTATTTATTAACTGTACCTATTGTATTTATAGCAATTTTTAAAATTACTTCTAAACCTGGTGAAACAGGATTGGGAAGAATTACAGCAAAAGGAATTATTTTATTATTATTTAATGTTGCTGTAATGTTTACAATAACATTTTTTATTGGAATGTTATTAAAAGTAGGGCAAGGATTTAATTTACCTTCAGACAATTCAGTGTCTGGAAGAGATAATGTACCGTTGCCTCAAATTATTTGACAGTATATTCCAGATAATATTATTGGAGCATTAGCTAAAAATTCAATTATTCCTGTAATGGTTGTAGGTGCTTTAGCTGGTGGAAGTGTAAAAATTTTATCAAAAAGAAAACAAGTTGAAATGGAAGCTATTAGAAAAGCTATTAATACTGGATGAGATGTAATGATGTCAGTTTTAATGACATTTATGAAAATAATGCCATTAGCTGTAATGTCTATGATTAGTGTTTCAATTACTTCAAGACCAATTGGTTCATTAGTTACAATAGGTAAAGTAATTGGAGTTGGGTATTTAGGAGTAGTTATTGCTCTTGGACTATTGAGTTTAGAAGTTTTTTTAAGTGGAGTAAAATTAGGAGTTTGATGAAAAAAAGCATGAAGACCTTTAGTTCAAGGATTTTCAACGCAATCTTCAAATGCTTCATTGCCAATTACAATGGAAACTTTAACAGAAGATATGAAAATTAATTGAAAAGCAGCAAACACTATACAACCAATTTCAACAACAATGGGGCTAATAGCTTGTGCTGGTGTACAATCTGGACTAGCAACAAGTATTTTATGAACTAGTGATACAAATGGATTAGTACAAGGAATGGGATTATTTACATTCTTTATTATCGCTTTATTTGTAACTATTATTGCTTCACTTGGAATTGCAGGAGTTCCTGGAACTGCTACTGTTGTTACAGTTGGAGTTCTTGGAGGAATGGGCTTTGGAGGTTTTGCAGGAAGCGTTCTTGCAATTATTGCACCTTTAGATGGATTATTTGATATGGGAAGAACTGGAGCAAATGTAATTGGAGGAGTTGCAACAGCAACGATTGTAGCTAAATCTGAAGGATTAATAGAGAAAGACTCTGAACTTTTAAATGAAAAAGGTTTAATATTACAAACACAAATTCTTGCAAAGCATAAAGCAAAAGATGATTATATCCAATCAATTAATTCTATTAGATCTAGTGCCTCAAAAGAAGTCAAAAATAAGGAATTATCTTCTGAAAATAAAAACAAAATTTATACTAAATTAAAAGAAGATATTAAAGAACAACAAGAAAAATATAAATTAAAAATAAAATCATTAAAAGAAGAAAAAAATAAATCTAAAGAAGTTAAAAAATAA
- a CDS encoding DNA-processing protein DprA, producing MENVLLYFSLKYNGDWDKIYHALDTKEKIIHKDLEEIKNKIESDFITILSPLYPNYLKNTHKPPFVIFYKGDISLLSKYHKTIAIVGGQEVDEYCIKNIEFFMQDLDLENIIFSTIENIGVNNEVLNNSFKNQYKVIKIIEESMKDYLKRTIDLPEKSNFLIITEVYESNYSMNSKLIEYSNRMLCGVSKGIVFIQFKNSDPINKLFNFAVNEGKDIFAIPNALFSKEGTNKLIKNGSKLIENAKDILNEI from the coding sequence ATGGAAAATGTTTTATTATACTTTTCATTAAAATATAATGGTGATTGAGATAAAATTTATCATGCTTTAGATACTAAAGAAAAAATAATTCATAAGGATTTAGAAGAAATTAAAAATAAAATCGAAAGTGACTTTATTACAATATTAAGTCCTTTATATCCAAATTATTTAAAAAATACTCATAAACCACCTTTTGTAATATTTTATAAAGGAGATATTTCATTACTTTCAAAATATCATAAAACTATTGCGATTGTTGGAGGTCAAGAAGTTGATGAATATTGTATTAAAAATATTGAGTTTTTTATGCAAGACTTAGATTTGGAAAATATAATATTTTCAACTATTGAAAATATTGGAGTTAATAATGAAGTTTTAAATAATTCTTTTAAAAATCAATATAAAGTAATTAAAATAATTGAAGAAAGTATGAAAGATTATCTTAAAAGAACTATTGATTTACCAGAAAAAAGTAATTTTTTAATAATTACAGAAGTATATGAATCAAACTATTCAATGAATAGTAAATTAATCGAGTATTCTAATAGGATGCTTTGTGGAGTTTCCAAAGGAATTGTTTTTATTCAATTTAAGAATAGTGATCCAATAAATAAACTATTTAATTTCGCAGTAAATGAAGGAAAAGATATTTTTGCAATACCAAATGCTCTTTTTTCTAAAGAGGGAACTAATAAATTAATAAAAAATGGATCAAAATTAATAGAAAATGCAAAAGATATATTAAATGAAATTTAA
- a CDS encoding ABC transporter ATP-binding protein — protein MAKIKIENKDIKPEMKIKRSGKSFFAIIWHYIKKHPVIGIFLVLLTLASSITSVLSPKIIENIMTVLTAPTGLGDDWQTADISSIQALLNKIHDNRNTLLVTVHGEPGNYFFTTILFGFNLRWQDWIYVQIGLFASLAIFTFASNFLAGIMGKNIEIQLRNKALEKLVKQDMSYYSDKKIGEILTKIVSDTQIIGDQAQQIPVTMMSAAFTFFGALIMMFTINIYLTIVVIVTMAIIVTSIFSTFGVVKKAALKTRDSITNINGDVTDRISTVRLIKASGTENYETERFKEIHKDYFKKSSSLIKLQSIVVTVLVAGVSSIQMIIVIAAAIKWHNEPGILSIVLTAFISSVGTMVGPIMQVARLQAGLIMASTSAVRIAEILEAKSRIDPHYDPSEGIHIENIDKDIIFKDVEFRYPEKPEKLIIPKFSFKFEHGKSYAFVGETGAGKSTIAKLLLRFYDPYKGSVLINEKYDLKDLNLGSYLDKVGYVEQEPQILFGDVLDNIKYGRFDATDEEAIEAAKLAELHDLVMTWPEGYKTILGERGFMLSGGQKQRLVIARMFLKDPQLLILDEATSALDNIVEKEIQSKLDSLMKGRTTVTIAHRLSTIKNVDQIIVLAPEKGIAQVGTFSELKNKEGHFKKLYDAGLMG, from the coding sequence ATGGCTAAAATAAAAATTGAAAATAAAGATATTAAGCCTGAAATGAAAATAAAGAGAAGTGGTAAATCATTTTTTGCAATTATTTGGCATTACATAAAAAAACATCCAGTTATTGGAATATTTTTAGTATTACTTACTTTGGCTTCATCGATTACTAGTGTATTAAGTCCTAAAATAATTGAAAATATTATGACTGTTTTAACAGCTCCAACTGGTCTTGGAGATGATTGACAAACAGCAGATATTTCATCAATTCAAGCCTTACTTAATAAGATTCATGATAATAGAAATACTTTATTAGTAACTGTTCATGGTGAGCCAGGCAATTACTTCTTTACAACAATTCTTTTTGGTTTCAATTTACGTTGACAAGATTGAATTTATGTTCAAATAGGTTTATTTGCATCATTGGCAATATTTACATTTGCTTCAAATTTCCTTGCAGGAATTATGGGTAAAAATATTGAAATTCAATTAAGAAATAAAGCACTTGAAAAATTAGTTAAACAAGATATGAGTTATTATTCAGATAAAAAAATTGGTGAAATTTTAACAAAAATTGTATCTGATACACAAATTATAGGAGATCAAGCACAACAAATACCAGTAACAATGATGAGTGCTGCATTTACATTCTTTGGAGCATTAATTATGATGTTTACAATTAATATTTACTTAACAATAGTTGTAATAGTTACTATGGCAATTATAGTTACTTCAATTTTTTCTACATTTGGAGTTGTAAAAAAAGCTGCTTTAAAAACAAGAGATTCAATTACAAATATTAATGGAGATGTGACTGATAGAATTTCTACAGTTAGATTAATTAAAGCTTCAGGAACAGAAAATTATGAAACTGAAAGATTTAAAGAAATTCATAAAGATTATTTTAAAAAATCAAGTAGTTTAATAAAATTACAATCAATAGTTGTTACTGTTTTAGTTGCAGGGGTCAGTTCAATTCAAATGATTATTGTTATAGCTGCAGCTATAAAATGACACAATGAACCTGGAATACTTTCAATAGTTTTAACAGCGTTTATTTCATCAGTTGGAACAATGGTTGGTCCAATTATGCAAGTTGCCAGATTACAAGCTGGATTGATAATGGCTTCAACTTCTGCTGTTAGAATAGCAGAAATTCTTGAAGCAAAATCAAGAATTGATCCTCACTATGATCCTAGTGAAGGAATTCATATTGAAAATATTGATAAAGATATTATTTTTAAAGATGTTGAATTTAGATATCCTGAAAAACCAGAAAAATTAATTATTCCTAAATTTTCATTTAAATTTGAACATGGTAAATCATATGCATTTGTTGGAGAAACTGGAGCAGGTAAATCAACAATTGCAAAACTTTTATTAAGATTTTATGATCCATACAAAGGTAGTGTTTTAATAAATGAAAAATATGATTTAAAAGATTTGAATTTAGGAAGTTATTTAGATAAAGTTGGTTATGTTGAACAAGAGCCACAAATTCTATTTGGAGATGTTTTAGATAACATTAAATATGGAAGATTTGATGCAACTGATGAAGAAGCAATTGAAGCTGCTAAATTAGCTGAATTACATGATTTGGTTATGACATGACCAGAAGGATATAAAACAATTCTTGGTGAAAGAGGGTTTATGTTATCAGGAGGTCAAAAGCAAAGACTTGTTATTGCAAGAATGTTTTTAAAAGATCCACAATTATTAATTTTAGATGAAGCAACAAGCGCTTTAGACAACATTGTAGAAAAAGAAATTCAATCAAAATTAGATAGCTTAATGAAAGGTAGAACAACTGTTACTATCGCACATAGATTAAGTACTATTAAAAATGTTGATCAAATTATTGTCTTGGCACCAGAAAAAGGTATTGCTCAGGTGGGAACTTTTAGTGAACTAAAAAATAAAGAAGGACATTTTAAAAAACTATATGATGCAGGTCTCATGGGTTAA
- a CDS encoding ATP-binding cassette domain-containing protein, with translation MYQKFIRIKKTLDDVSLIINPGDRIGIIGPNSGGKSTLSEIIGGIRKPTTGKVTKQENMTIGLQFQESKYPIGITVLDMIKYYLETFNIPMIEEKLNEILKKFQIDNFKKKFIEKLSRGQQQRVNILLSLIHNSDLVIFDEISTGLDIEVRSEIFDVIKENVINKNKAMILVTHMMNEIEELCEKYIYIDNGIIKERGFVKDLVEKYGSVHNFTWKKFKEQKAMDIKSVSDHHNNIKNKNKLDKIINSEKNKGKNIPLIKLLLKYYYKGFAVHFFLFFFPLILLFLQGIVSKLMPVAEGQNKWILLHNSIGSLSLMQIISVGIFIVPQTILEFKNSVLMKRIGATNIKPIFFILNVVTMGIFFMIIGFLWTLLWAGIMFGNEFGWANVALPYQFGQSLPFLLLTIVQSVSLGMLFATIFKSTTTYIAV, from the coding sequence ATGTATCAAAAGTTTATAAGAATAAAAAAAACCCTAGATGATGTTAGTTTAATTATTAATCCAGGAGATAGAATTGGTATAATTGGTCCTAATAGTGGGGGTAAATCTACATTAAGTGAAATTATTGGTGGAATTAGAAAACCAACAACAGGGAAAGTTACTAAACAAGAAAATATGACTATTGGTTTACAATTTCAAGAATCAAAATATCCAATTGGTATAACAGTTTTGGATATGATTAAGTATTATTTAGAAACTTTTAATATTCCAATGATAGAAGAAAAATTAAATGAGATTTTAAAAAAATTTCAAATAGATAATTTTAAAAAGAAATTTATAGAAAAATTAAGTAGAGGACAACAACAAAGAGTAAATATTCTTTTAAGTTTAATTCATAATTCTGATTTGGTTATATTTGATGAAATTTCAACTGGTCTTGATATTGAAGTTAGAAGTGAAATTTTTGATGTAATTAAAGAAAATGTTATAAATAAAAATAAAGCAATGATTTTAGTCACACATATGATGAATGAAATTGAAGAACTTTGTGAAAAATATATTTATATTGACAATGGAATAATTAAAGAAAGAGGTTTTGTAAAAGATTTAGTAGAAAAATATGGATCAGTTCATAATTTTACATGAAAAAAATTTAAAGAACAAAAAGCTATGGATATAAAATCTGTATCAGATCATCATAATAATATAAAAAATAAAAATAAACTTGATAAAATAATAAATAGTGAAAAAAATAAAGGTAAAAATATACCTTTAATAAAATTATTATTGAAATATTATTACAAAGGTTTTGCAGTTCATTTTTTCTTATTTTTCTTTCCATTAATTTTATTATTTTTACAGGGAATTGTATCTAAATTAATGCCTGTAGCTGAGGGTCAAAATAAATGAATTTTATTGCATAATTCAATAGGTTCTTTATCGCTTATGCAAATAATATCTGTTGGTATTTTTATAGTTCCTCAAACTATTTTGGAATTTAAAAATAGTGTTCTTATGAAAAGGATAGGAGCTACAAATATAAAACCAATATTTTTTATATTAAATGTTGTTACTATGGGAATATTTTTTATGATAATTGGTTTTTTATGAACATTGCTTTGAGCAGGAATAATGTTTGGTAATGAATTTGGATGAGCAAATGTTGCTTTGCCATATCAATTTGGTCAATCTTTACCTTTTTTACTATTAACTATAGTTCAATCAGTATCATTAGGAATGTTATTTGCTACTATATTTAAATCAACAACAACTTATATTGCTGTTTAA